In Pseudomonadales bacterium, a genomic segment contains:
- a CDS encoding aspartate-semialdehyde dehydrogenase (catalyzes the formation of 4-aspartyl phosphate from aspartate 4-semialdehyde), with amino-acid sequence TPTAVTGTLEVPVGRLRTMNMGEQYLNAFTVGDQLLWGAAEPLRRMLNIIVSRV; translated from the coding sequence ACGCCGACCGCAGTAACGGGAACCTTAGAAGTGCCGGTAGGTCGCTTGCGCACGATGAATATGGGCGAGCAATACCTGAATGCCTTTACGGTAGGTGACCAGCTGCTTTGGGGCGCTGCTGAGCCGCTAAGGCGTATGCTGAATATTATTGTGAGTCGCGTGTAA